One window of Hujiaoplasma nucleasis genomic DNA carries:
- a CDS encoding glycerol-3-phosphate responsive antiterminator → MQQVIPAISNHKKLKEFLESDLSMGILMNFQLAQLEVIVNKMKEARKKILIHSELIKGLSSDEYGAIYLIQNLQVDGIISSKPKVIETCKKRNIMGVYRFFIKDTISLEQSIEIAQRLRPDFIEILPGSCFELIPDLKQKLNCQIWMGGLINSEANIQQCFIHGANAITTSNTDYWQ, encoded by the coding sequence ATGCAACAAGTAATTCCGGCAATATCCAATCACAAAAAACTTAAAGAATTTTTAGAATCAGATTTATCTATGGGAATATTAATGAATTTCCAATTGGCTCAATTAGAAGTGATTGTGAACAAAATGAAAGAAGCTCGCAAGAAAATATTAATACACTCTGAGTTGATTAAAGGTTTATCTTCTGATGAGTATGGTGCTATTTATTTAATTCAAAATTTACAAGTAGATGGCATAATATCTAGTAAACCCAAAGTTATTGAAACTTGCAAGAAAAGAAATATTATGGGTGTATATAGGTTTTTTATAAAAGATACTATATCACTAGAACAAAGTATTGAAATAGCTCAAAGATTAAGACCGGATTTTATAGAAATATTACCCGGATCATGTTTTGAACTTATTCCAGATTTGAAGCAAAAGCTTAATTGTCAAATATGGATGGGTGGCTTAATAAATTCAGAAGCTAATATTCAACAATGCTTTATTCATGGTGCTAACGCTATCACAACATCTAATACTGATTATTGGCAATAA
- a CDS encoding DUF7670 domain-containing protein — translation MKKSIWIAQLVSVLVALVFVVFAIGALYTDEAFVYRVLNFLILISPGILIVLVFIFFRNFYKLSGLMYLGLGIIFFFFFRPYKDFEQDWPVLLMIILPLITIGIIHLLYKDKTKIEIK, via the coding sequence ATGAAAAAATCTATTTGGATTGCTCAATTAGTCAGTGTATTAGTTGCGCTTGTTTTTGTTGTTTTTGCTATAGGAGCTTTGTATACCGACGAAGCTTTTGTTTATAGAGTATTAAATTTTCTAATACTGATTTCACCAGGAATTTTAATTGTCTTGGTATTTATATTTTTCAGGAATTTTTATAAGTTAAGTGGGTTAATGTACTTGGGTTTAGGAATTATATTTTTTTTCTTTTTTAGACCTTATAAGGATTTTGAACAGGATTGGCCTGTTTTACTGATGATTATTTTACCTTTAATCACGATTGGTATCATTCATTTATTATATAAGGACAAAACCAAAATAGAAATAAAATAA